The Sphingopyxis fribergensis DNA segment TGTGCGGACTCTTTTTCATCATCAGCGGCGTCATATTGTGGTGGCGAACGCGGCGGACCTTCCAGCTGCGCCTGTGGCCCAAGCGCCTGTCGCGTCCGTCGATCGTCATGCACCACCGCGATCTCGGCATCATAGTCGCGCCGCTGCTGCTGATCTCGGTCGTCACCGGCACGATGATGATCTTTCGCCCGTTCGCGCTCGGCGTCGTCTCCCCCTTCGGCCCGGTCGCCGAGACCGCCAGGGCGCTCGATCCACCAAAATATAAGGGCGGCCCGCTCGGCGAAAAACCCGACTACGCCGCGATGCTGACCGAAGCGCGCCGCCGCTTCCCCGATGCCGAATTCCGCATTCTCAGCCTGCCGCGCAAATCGGGTGATCCGATCATGCTGCGAATGCGGCAGCAGGCCGAATGGCTGCCCAATGGCCGCTCGACGCTATGGTTCGACGCCGCCACAGGCGAAGTGCTCGGCGCGCGCGATGCGCTGAAGCTCGCACCCGGCGCGCAGGCGTTCAACATGGCCTTCCCGATCCACGCGTCGAAGGTCGGCGGTTGGGTCTGGCGGACCGTGCTGACGGTCTCGGGCCTGTCGCTGACCCTGCTCGGCAGCCTCACCGTCTGGACCTTCTGGTTCAAGCGCCCGAAGCCGGCGAAGCGGCGGGTGAAGAAGGCGGCGCTGGCGTCCACCTGACCGCCTTCGTCACCCCGGACTTGATCCGGGGTCCAGGCGGCGAGCGCAGGAATGGATGCCGGATCAAGTCCGGCATGACGAAAGAATGGGAAGCCCCGTTAGCGCCGCTTTCCTATTTTACCCGCCGCCCTATATCCTGCCCCATCCATGACCCGCGCCCGCGTCCTCCTTCTCACCGCCGCTCTCGGCCCGCTCGACTATCGCGTCCCGCGCGAAAGCGAAGCGCCACTGGGCAGCGTTGTTATCGCGCCGCTCGGCCCCCGGCGCCTCGGCGGCGTCGTGTGGGAGGACGCGAGCTTCGGCGCGCCCGAGGCGGTCGGCGACAATCGGCTGCGCAATCTTTACGAAGTCGTGCCCGTCCCGCCGGTGCCCGCCCCGCTCCGCCGTCTCGTCGAATGGACAAGCGACTATTATCTGGCCCCGCCCGGCGCAGTCCTCCGCATGGTGCTGCCGGGGGTCGCCTTTGCCGACGCGCGCCGTCCGATCGTCGAATATCGCGCCACCGGTGAACTCCCCGCCCGCATGACACCGCAGCGGACGGTCGCGCTCGAGGCGATCGGCGACCGGCAGGGCATGGTCCGCGAACTCGCCGCGCTCGCCGACGTCAGCGAGGCGGTGATCCGCGGGCTGATCAATACGGGCGCGCTCGAAGCCGTCAACGTGTCGGCCGATCAACCCTATCCCGAACCCGACAGCGGCTTTGCCCCACCCGACCTCTCCGACGAACAGACCGCCGCCGCCGCGCAGCTCCGCGACGCGGTGCATGCCGAGAAATTCGACACTTTGCTACTCGACGGCGTCACCGGATCGGGCAAGACCGAAGTCTATATGGAGGCGATCGCCGCCGCGATCGATGCGGGCAAGCAGGCGCTCGTCCTGCTCCCCGAAATCGCGCTGACCGAACCGATGCTGACGCGGTTTACCGCGCGCTTTGGCTGCGAGCCCGTCGCCTGGCACTCGGGGCTGCGCTCGGCCGAGCGCCGCCGCGCCTGGCACGCGATTGCCTCGGGTGACGCGCGCATCGTCATCGGCGCGCGCTCGGCGCTGTTCCTCCCTTACGCGCGGCTCGGCGTCATCGTCGTCGACGAGGCGCATGAGACGAGCTTCAAGCAGGAGGATGGCGTCCATTATCACGCGCGCGACGTCGCGGTGATGCGCGGGCATTTCGAGGGGCTGCCAGTCATCCTCGCGAGCGCCACCCCCGCGCTCGAAAGCCTCGCGATGGTCGAGGCGGGACGCTACCGCCATATCCAGCTCCCCGCGCGCTTCGGCGGCGCAACCCTGCCCGACCTTGCCGCGATCGACATGCGGCAGAACCCGCCCGACCGCGGCCGCTGGCTCGCCCCGCCGCTTGTCGATGCACTCGCCGACCGCTTGCAAAAGGGCGAGCAGAGCCTGCTCTTCCTCAATCGCCGCGGCTTCGCGCCGCTGACGCTCTGCCGGACCTGCGGCCACCGCATCCAGTGCCCGAACTGCACCGCATGGATGGTCGAGCACCGCCTCGTCCACCGTCTCGCCTGCCACCATTGCGGGCATGTGATGCCGCCGCCGCGCCTTTGCCCCGAATGCGAGGATGAGGATAGCCTCGTCGCCTGCGGGCCTGGCGTGGAGCGCGTCGCCGACGAGGTTGCGCTGCGCTTTCCCGAGGCGCGCGTCGCCATCGTCACCTCGGACACGCTCTGGTCGCCCGCGAAGGCCGCTGAGTTCGTCGACAATGTCGAAGGCGGGCTGGTCGACATCATCATCGGCACCCAGCTCGTCACCAAGGGCTATCATTTCCCCAATCTCACCTTGGTGGGCGTCGTCGATGCCGACCTCGGGCTCGACGGCGGCGACCTCCGCGCCTCCGAGCGCACCTTCCAGCAGATCGCGCAAGTCGCGGGGCGCGCCGGGCGCGGGGTGAAGCCCGGCGAAGTGCTGATCCAGACGCGCGTGCCCGAAGCGCCCGTGATGGCGGCGCTCGTCGCCAACGATCGCGACGGTTTCTATGCGGCTGAGGCGTCGGCACGGAAATTTGCGGGCGCGCCGCCCTATGGCCGGTTCGCCGCGCTCGTGATCTCGTCCGAAGATATCGACGTCGCGCGCGGCGTCGCCAAAAGGCTGGGCGACAAGGCCCCGGTCGCCGAAGGCCTCGCCGTCTATGGCCCCGCCCCCGCCCCGCTCGCGATGCTGCGCGGGCGGCACCGATTCCGCCTGTTGCTCCACGCGCCGCGCAGTTTCGACCTGCAGGGGACGATCCGCGATTGGGTCGGCAGCATCGACTGGCCAACGAAGGCGCGGCTCGCGATCGATATCGACCCCTATAGCTTTGTGTAAGCGTAACAGGGCTTTACAGTTCCGTGACGCGCTGGCAGCAAGTCGCGGGGTGACGACGGGGGGAGCAGCGGGATGCACGGGGTTCGCACTACGATATTGGCGACGCTTGCCGCGCTGGCGACGCCGGCGCAGGCGCAGGCGAAATGGCTGCGTGCCGATACCGATAATTTCATCATCTATAGCGAGAGCAGCGAAAGATCGTTGCGCAGCTTCGCAGAAAATCTGCAACGCTTCGACGCCACACTGCGCCTGCGGCTCAAGGTGCCGGCCGGGAAAGAGCCCAACCGGCTGACGATTTATCTGGTCCCACGCGCCACCGATGCCGGGCGGCTGGCGTCGGGCAAATCCGGGTCGTCGATTGCCGGCTTCTACAGCGCCGACCTCGATGGCAGCTTCGCCGTCTCGCATCGCGAGGTGGTCGAATTCAAAGGGGCGTCCTCGTCGCAGCAAACCCTGTTTCATGAATATACGCATCATTTCATGAAGCGCTATTTCGGCGTCGCTTTTCCCGCCTGGTTCATCGAGGGATTCGCTGAATTTTACTCGACGACCGATTTTACCGGCAAGGGCCAGTATCAGGTCGGCCGTCCCGCCTACTTCCGGGCGCACGGGCTGGTCAACATGCCCCGCATTCCGGTCGAAAAGCTGCTCCTTCAGCAGCCGCGCGAAATGCGTTCTTCCGGCCAGATGGACGTTTATTATGGTCGCGCCTGGCTGCTGACCCACATGCTATATTATAACTCCGATCGCGCCGGGCAGCTCACCGCCTATATCGACGCGATCAATCGCGGCGAAGAAGGCCAAAAGGCGGCAGTCGCAGCCTTCGGCGACCTTGCCGCACTTGATCGCGACCTCCAGCGCTATCTCGGGCGGCCGCTCACTTACATGACATCGGCCGCCCCCATCCCGGTTCACGGAACGATCACAGTTGCGCCGCTCCCCTATGCCGAGGAGGCGTTAGTGCAATGGCGGCTCGAACGGCGGAGTGCCCGCGACGGCGAACAGTTGGCCGAGGTGCGCGACGGCTTGAAGGCGCTCACCGCCGAATATGTCGACAGCGCCAACATCTGGTACGAACTGGCGCGCGCCGAATGGGATCTGGGCGACGAAAAGCGCGAGGCCGCAGCGGCCCGGGCCGCCGTCGACAGGGCCGTAGCGATCGATCCAAAACATGTCCGCGCCAATGTGCTGCTCGGCGAAATGATGATCCACGACTTGGGCAAGAAGAACGATCCCTCGACCGAAGATTGGGCCGCGGCGCGAAAGCCGATCATATTGGCGAACCGCACCGACCCCGACGATCCTGTGCCCCTCTACGCCTATTATGACAGCTTCCTGCAGCAAGGCATCACACCGCCGAAGATTGCGGTCACCGGGCTCGAACGCGCCTTTGCGCTCGGCCCTGAAAGCATTGGTGCCCGCATCGCCTATGCTTTCGCCCTCGCACGCGATGGCGACTTCGATCGCGCAACCCGGTTGGCCAAAGTTGTCGCGTTCGACCCACATAACAGCGGTCAGGGCGAGCAGATTCTGGCGCAGATCGAAACGATGCGCGAAAGGAGCAGCGACGCCGGAGAGGACGCCGTCGGTCGGCCTCCGACGTCCGGCGACGTTCAATAATCGGGCTCGCCGCCGCCCATCACCTGGCTCGCCTGCCCCGCGAGCCAGGCCATCGCCGCGGCCCAGGGCTGGTGCCCGTGGCTGATCCGCGCGACGCCGAGCTCCGCGAGTTCCTTGTGCGTCGGGCCGCCGTTGCCGCGCAATATGTTCACCGGCAGCGGCGAGGCGTCGCAGATCGCGCCGATACATTTCGGATCGAGCAGGAAGGGCACGAACAGCGACCCAGCGCCCGCGTCGGCGTAGGCGCGCGCGCGTTCGAGCGTCGCGGCGACGAGGGCATCGCCTTCCTTGGCCGCATCGGCGCCACGGAAAGTGTCGCAGCGCGCGTTGACGAAGATGCCGGTGTCGGCGGCGGCGCGATAGCGCGCGACCGCTTCCGCGATCGGCAGCAGGTCCGACTGCCCGGGCAGCCGGTCCTCCATGTTGATCCCCGCCGCGCCCGCGTCCTTCGCGTGGCCGACCGAGGCCCCGACCGCCGCCGGGTTGGCGCCATAACCCGATTCCATGTCGATCGTGACGGGCAGGTCGGTGACCGACAGGATGCGGTCGAGATTTTCGAACACCTCCTCGAGCGGGAAGTCCTCGCCATCGGCGCGGCCCTGCGCGCCGGCGACGCCGAAGCTGCCCGTCGCGATCGCCTTCGCCCCCGCTGCCGCGACGGCCTTCGCGCTCCCAGCGTCCCATATGTTGATCAGGATCAGCGGATCGCCGGGGACGTGCAGCGCGCGGAACATGGCGACTTTATCGGACATCAAAAACTCTCCCTCTTGAGCAATTCTTCCTTGATCGGCAGGCCGTAAGCATAGCCGCCGAGCGTGCCATCGCTGCGTACAACACGGTGGCACGGGATCAGCACTGCCACGTTATTTGCGCCGTTCGCGCTTCCCGCCGCGCGCACCGCCTTGGGCTTGCCGACCGCGGCGGCGATATCGGCATAGCTCCGCGTCTCGCCCGCGGGGATCTTGCGCAGCTCCCGCCACACGGCTTCCTGAAAGGCGGTGCCCTTCACGTCGACCGGAATATGGTCGAAGCCGTTCACCGGCGCTTCGACCGCCTCGACGACCTGTTTGAGCAAAGCCGCAAATTCCTCGCCGCCTTCGACCAGCTCCGCCGCCGGAAAACGCTCTTCCAATGCCTCGCGCCCTTCATCGAAGCTCAGGCGGCACACGCCCTTTTCGGTCGCCGCGACGAGCATGTCGCCAAGACTGGTCGGCACGACCGCCCAGTGGATCGTCGTCCCCTTGCCGCCGCTCACCCACGCCGACGCGGTCATGCCCATGCGCCCCTCCATATTCTGATAAAAACGCGACGGTCCCGAAAAGCCCGCGTCGTAAATCGCATCGGTCACCCGGCTTCCCTCGCTCAGTGCCTGCCGCGCGCGTTCGTCGCGGAGCGCGCGGGCATAGGCGGCGGGCGAAAGCCCGGTATGGCGCGTGAAGACGCGCTGGAAATGGGTCGGCGAATAGCCGGTGCGCGCAGCAAGGTCGGCGAGTGCCAGCGGCTCCTCGCTTTGCTTGATCGCCGCAATCGCCTTGATCACCGCATTTTCGTCGCGCGCGACATCATCGGGCAGGCAGCGCTTGCAGGGGCGAAGGCCCGTCGCGCGCGCCGCATCCCCGTCGGCGAAGAAGCGGACATTTTCGCGCAGGGGATGGCGCGCGGCGCAGCTGGGCCGGCAGTAGATGCCCGTGGTCAGCACCCCGGTGACGAAGCGGCCGTCCTGCGCCTTGTCGCGCGCCTGCACCGCTTCCCAACGCGCGTCGTCGGTCATGGCCCCGAAGTCCATGGTCAATTCCTCTCGATCCGCGCGGCGAAGCAGCCATGCGCGGCGTTATGCGCATCGATATAGGATATGGTCTCGTCGGCGAACAGGTCGCGGATCGCGCCATCGGCCTCGCCCGGTCCGGCAAGCCGCGCGGTCTGCAACATGCCCTCGGCATCGAAGGCGCGCAGTGCGAGCGGGCGCCCCTCGAACACCGGCGGCAATTCGTCGCGGTACATCGCGGCGGTCACGCCCGCCCGCACATAGATCGCATAGGCGTTGCGATACGGCGTTTCGACATCATGGCTGGTGTGATGGAGCAGGATCAGTTCCTCGCCCGCCTTCGCATCGTCGAGACTGACGCGGCACGGGAAGCCGCGATCGGCGGTGGCAATCACACGGCGCGCGTTGATTCCGGCAAGCGCAGCATCGTCGAGCGCAAAGAGCGGCGCAAAAGTTTCGGGGCTGAGTCCCCGGATCCAATAGGTCATCCGAACATCCTTTCTCGACTGTCGGACATCCCCTGCCACGACGCGATTCGTGCCGCATCCCGATGCTTGCGTTCAAACATTCCGGCTTTAGTGTATTACTGTATTATATCATTGACTCACTAACTCGAAAGGCGCACGTTCCGGTCATAATCGGGGAAACCGCCATGGCCACCATCGACGCATCGATCGCACCTGCACGGCCCGCACGCCGCACCGACTGGCTGGGACGGAGCGCGATCTTCTGCTATCTCGCTATCGCCGCGGGACAATTGCTCTTCGTCGCCTTCATCCTGCTCTATTATTATCCCCCGACGCTGACCGGCAATTTCGCCGCTTGGGACAACAAGCCGATCATCAAGGGCTTTGTGGCGGGCGACACCGCGGGCAATATATTCTTCGCGGTGCATGTGCTGCTCGCGGCCGTGATCACCTTCGGCGGCCTCGTCCAGCTCGTCCCGGCGATCCGGAACCGCTGGCCCGCGCTCCATCGCTGGAACGGCCGACTCTATATGCTGTGCGCGCTGGCCCTCGCGCTGGGCGGGCTGTGGATGACATGGGGCCGCGGCACCTGGCTGAACCATATCGGCGCGATCGGCATCACGCTCGACGCGGTGCTGATCGTTGGTTTCGCCGCGCTGGCTTGGAAAGCCGCACGCCAGCGCCGCTTCGCCGACCATCGCCGCTGGGCGATCCGCCTGTTCGCGGTCGCGAGCGCAGTCTGGTTCATGCGCGTCGGCTATATGGCGTGGGGGCTCGCGACCGGCGGCGCCGGGATCGGCAAGGCGATGGATGGCCCGTTCGACATCTTCCTCGCCTTCGCCAATTCGCTGCTGCCGCTCGCGATCGCCGAAATCTATCTTCGTGCCGGCGCCCACGGCACGCCGCTCGCGCGGCAGGCCACCGCCGCGCTGCTCGGCGTCAGCGGCCTCGTCATCCTCGCGGGCAGTGCTGGCGCATGGATGATGATGTGGGGGCCGTACATCTAGGTCGCTTGCCTTCGCTTCACGGCTGGCTAGTGTGCGCGCCATGACCCGCCTCATTGCGCTGCTGCTCGCCCTTCTTACCCTCTCGCTTCCGGCACATGCCGCCGATGACATCAGCGCCGCGTCGCGCAGCGTCGTGCGCGTCGTCACCGTCGCGATGGTCGATGGCGAGGTCGTCGGTTTCGGCCATGGCAGCGGCATCGCGATCTCGCCGACGCGCA contains these protein-coding regions:
- a CDS encoding tetratricopeptide repeat protein, translating into MHGVRTTILATLAALATPAQAQAKWLRADTDNFIIYSESSERSLRSFAENLQRFDATLRLRLKVPAGKEPNRLTIYLVPRATDAGRLASGKSGSSIAGFYSADLDGSFAVSHREVVEFKGASSSQQTLFHEYTHHFMKRYFGVAFPAWFIEGFAEFYSTTDFTGKGQYQVGRPAYFRAHGLVNMPRIPVEKLLLQQPREMRSSGQMDVYYGRAWLLTHMLYYNSDRAGQLTAYIDAINRGEEGQKAAVAAFGDLAALDRDLQRYLGRPLTYMTSAAPIPVHGTITVAPLPYAEEALVQWRLERRSARDGEQLAEVRDGLKALTAEYVDSANIWYELARAEWDLGDEKREAAAARAAVDRAVAIDPKHVRANVLLGEMMIHDLGKKNDPSTEDWAAARKPIILANRTDPDDPVPLYAYYDSFLQQGITPPKIAVTGLERAFALGPESIGARIAYAFALARDGDFDRATRLAKVVAFDPHNSGQGEQILAQIETMRERSSDAGEDAVGRPPTSGDVQ
- a CDS encoding isocitrate lyase/PEP mutase family protein, translated to MSDKVAMFRALHVPGDPLILINIWDAGSAKAVAAAGAKAIATGSFGVAGAQGRADGEDFPLEEVFENLDRILSVTDLPVTIDMESGYGANPAAVGASVGHAKDAGAAGINMEDRLPGQSDLLPIAEAVARYRAAADTGIFVNARCDTFRGADAAKEGDALVAATLERARAYADAGAGSLFVPFLLDPKCIGAICDASPLPVNILRGNGGPTHKELAELGVARISHGHQPWAAAMAWLAGQASQVMGGGEPDY
- a CDS encoding DUF2306 domain-containing protein, with the protein product MATIDASIAPARPARRTDWLGRSAIFCYLAIAAGQLLFVAFILLYYYPPTLTGNFAAWDNKPIIKGFVAGDTAGNIFFAVHVLLAAVITFGGLVQLVPAIRNRWPALHRWNGRLYMLCALALALGGLWMTWGRGTWLNHIGAIGITLDAVLIVGFAALAWKAARQRRFADHRRWAIRLFAVASAVWFMRVGYMAWGLATGGAGIGKAMDGPFDIFLAFANSLLPLAIAEIYLRAGAHGTPLARQATAALLGVSGLVILAGSAGAWMMMWGPYI
- the ada gene encoding bifunctional DNA-binding transcriptional regulator/O6-methylguanine-DNA methyltransferase Ada, producing MDFGAMTDDARWEAVQARDKAQDGRFVTGVLTTGIYCRPSCAARHPLRENVRFFADGDAARATGLRPCKRCLPDDVARDENAVIKAIAAIKQSEEPLALADLAARTGYSPTHFQRVFTRHTGLSPAAYARALRDERARQALSEGSRVTDAIYDAGFSGPSRFYQNMEGRMGMTASAWVSGGKGTTIHWAVVPTSLGDMLVAATEKGVCRLSFDEGREALEERFPAAELVEGGEEFAALLKQVVEAVEAPVNGFDHIPVDVKGTAFQEAVWRELRKIPAGETRSYADIAAAVGKPKAVRAAGSANGANNVAVLIPCHRVVRSDGTLGGYAYGLPIKEELLKRESF
- a CDS encoding DUF1203 domain-containing protein; translation: MTYWIRGLSPETFAPLFALDDAALAGINARRVIATADRGFPCRVSLDDAKAGEELILLHHTSHDVETPYRNAYAIYVRAGVTAAMYRDELPPVFEGRPLALRAFDAEGMLQTARLAGPGEADGAIRDLFADETISYIDAHNAAHGCFAARIERN
- a CDS encoding primosomal protein N'; its protein translation is MTRARVLLLTAALGPLDYRVPRESEAPLGSVVIAPLGPRRLGGVVWEDASFGAPEAVGDNRLRNLYEVVPVPPVPAPLRRLVEWTSDYYLAPPGAVLRMVLPGVAFADARRPIVEYRATGELPARMTPQRTVALEAIGDRQGMVRELAALADVSEAVIRGLINTGALEAVNVSADQPYPEPDSGFAPPDLSDEQTAAAAQLRDAVHAEKFDTLLLDGVTGSGKTEVYMEAIAAAIDAGKQALVLLPEIALTEPMLTRFTARFGCEPVAWHSGLRSAERRRAWHAIASGDARIVIGARSALFLPYARLGVIVVDEAHETSFKQEDGVHYHARDVAVMRGHFEGLPVILASATPALESLAMVEAGRYRHIQLPARFGGATLPDLAAIDMRQNPPDRGRWLAPPLVDALADRLQKGEQSLLFLNRRGFAPLTLCRTCGHRIQCPNCTAWMVEHRLVHRLACHHCGHVMPPPRLCPECEDEDSLVACGPGVERVADEVALRFPEARVAIVTSDTLWSPAKAAEFVDNVEGGLVDIIIGTQLVTKGYHFPNLTLVGVVDADLGLDGGDLRASERTFQQIAQVAGRAGRGVKPGEVLIQTRVPEAPVMAALVANDRDGFYAAEASARKFAGAPPYGRFAALVISSEDIDVARGVAKRLGDKAPVAEGLAVYGPAPAPLAMLRGRHRFRLLLHAPRSFDLQGTIRDWVGSIDWPTKARLAIDIDPYSFV
- a CDS encoding PepSY-associated TM helix domain-containing protein, which encodes MKLLDTLHRWTGGLIGLVLALLGLSGTILLYEHLWIGVPGTGDPLRGDLATVAATTEKLMAAPGAQGIIYADERFGLHQMRFGDGAGAYASQSGEIVARWASQWERPELWIFDFHHHLFAGDSGEWVIGIAGLCGLFFIISGVILWWRTRRTFQLRLWPKRLSRPSIVMHHRDLGIIVAPLLLISVVTGTMMIFRPFALGVVSPFGPVAETARALDPPKYKGGPLGEKPDYAAMLTEARRRFPDAEFRILSLPRKSGDPIMLRMRQQAEWLPNGRSTLWFDAATGEVLGARDALKLAPGAQAFNMAFPIHASKVGGWVWRTVLTVSGLSLTLLGSLTVWTFWFKRPKPAKRRVKKAALAST